In Corythoichthys intestinalis isolate RoL2023-P3 chromosome 4, ASM3026506v1, whole genome shotgun sequence, a genomic segment contains:
- the LOC130915073 gene encoding zinc finger protein 184-like: MNEMEAEEKLDESPAGGEDLSATPAKRRHSCSLCDRDFSCPSRLSDHVAAHFGEKPHACPLCGKRFSKKINVKVHQRVHTGEKPYACQECGARYTQLGSLRRHRLCHAPHRQHVCDQCGRAFLQRRYLLQHQRVHTGERPYVCALCPKRFASTAGRSEHQRTHSGDAYTCAVCRKAFTTPSAFRDHATLHTGRKPHPCSVCSKSFNRPGLLRKHLQKHLERDAADDERDGEEDGHSRDGSLSPAKKSTTKKKKVHECELCGRVFSRPYKLKEHLEVHAATRLHRCSMCGKSFANATNLKAHQKIHTAQRPHHCHVCDKCFLRPYELRKHVKTHERQSLLDLMAPPRPEGGDAREEELPEGQLPPAEEEAKPASEEDTVNGLINSDGEEEDWGPALIQSDGTETTQSAGEEKRGPHACPVCGRDCFKASALQKHLRIHSGERPFRCATCQKTFTQQVHLKEHRRIHTGEKPYTCPLCAKTFTFSSALRRHVRLHGDARPFACDVCAKTFKQAASLKSHMLVHSDVRHHCPVCRKAFTRPLELSYHVDVHDASRPYFCRLCRKNLSGARAFRKHLRRHEVWDAAKAAKDQEAGLPERVANGDPPGDPAGIVDGDPPPL; encoded by the exons ATGAATGAAATGGAGGCGGAAGAAAAATTGGACGAGTCGCCAGCCGGAG GCGAGGACCTCTCGGCGACGCCCGCGAAGCGTCGTCACAGCTGCTCGCTGTGCGATCGCGACTTCTCGTGCCCGTCGCGACTGTCGGACCACGTGGCGGCGCACTTTGGCGAAAAGCCGCACGCCTGCCCGCTGTGCGGCAAGCGCTTCAGCAAGAAGATCAACGTCAAGGTGCACCAGCGCGTGCACACGGGCGAGAAGCCCTACGCCTGCCAGGAATGCGGCGCCCGCTACACCCAGCTCGGTTCCCTGCGCCGACACCGCCTCTGCCACGCCCCGCATCGCCAGCACGTCTGCGACCAGTGCGGACGCGCCTTCCTGCAGCGACGCTACCTGCTGCAG CACCAACGCGTCCACACGGGCGAGCGCCCATACGTCTGCGCGCTGTGTCCCAAGCGATTCGCCTCCACGGCGGGCCGCTCGGAGCACCAGCGCACGCACTCGGGCGACGCCTACACCTGCGCGGTGTGCCGCAAGGCCTTCACCACGCCGTCGGCCTTCCGCGACCACGCCACGCTGCACACTGGCCGCAAGCCGCACCCGTGTTCCGTCTGCAGCAAAAGCTTCAACCGGCCGGGCCTGCTCCGAAAGCATCTACAGAAACATCTGGAACGCGACGCCGCG GACGACGAGCGTGACGGTGAGGAAGACGGGCATTCGCGGGACGGGTCTTTGTCACCAG CCAAGAAAAGCACAACAAAGAAGAAGAAGGTCCACGAGTGCGAGCTGTGCGGCCGCGTCTTCTCCAGGCCGTACAAGCTGAAGGAGCACCTGGAGGTGCACGCCGCCACGCGGCTCCACCGCTGCTCGATGTGCGGCAAGAGCTTCGCCAACGCCACCAACCTGAAGGCCCACCAGAAGATCCACACGGCACAGCGGCCACACCACTGCCACGTCTGCGACAAGTGCTTCCTCAGGCCCTACGAGCTGCGCAAGCACGTCAAGACGCACGAGCGGCAGAGCCTCCTGGATCTGATGGCGCCGCCGCGTCCGGAGGGCGGAGACGCTCGC GAGGAGGAGCTTCCCGAAGGACAACTGCCGCCCGCGGAGGAGGAAGCGAAGCCGGCGAGCGAGGAGGACACAGTCAACGGTCTCATCAACTCCGACGGCGAAGAAGAGGACTGGGGCCCCGCCCTTATAC AATCAGACGGCACCGAGACGACTCAGTCGGCCGGCGAGGAGAAACGCGGCCCTCACGCGTGCCCGGTGTGCGGGCGCGACTGTTTCAAGGCGTCGGCGCTGCAGAAGCACTTGCGCATCCACTCGGGCGAGCGTCCGTTCCGCTGCGCCACCTGCCAGAAGACCTTCACTCAGCAGGTGCACCTGAAGGAGCACCGGCGCATCCACACGGGCGAGAAGCCCTACACGTGCCCGCTCTGCGCCAAGACCTTCACCTTCTCCAGCGCACTGCGTCGCCACGTGCGGCTGCACGGCGACGCGCGGCCCTTCGCCTGCGACGTGTGCGCCAAGACCTTCAAGCAGGCCGCCTCGCTCAAGAGCCACATGCTGGTGCACTCGGACGTGCGCCACCACTGTCCCGTCTGCCGCAAGGCCTTCACGCGGCCGCTGGAGCTCAGCTACCACGTGGACGTGCACGACGCCAGCCGCCCTTACTTTTGCCGCCTGTGCCGCAAGAACCTCAGCGGGGCGCGGGCCTTCCGCAAGCACCTCAGAAGGCACGAGGTTTGGGATGCTGCCAAAGCGGCTAAAGACCAGGAGGCGGGGCTGCCGGAGCGCGTCGCAAACGGTGACCCGCCGGGTGACCCGGCAGGCATTGTGGACGGTGACCCGCCGCCTCTTTGA